From Candidatus Nucleicultrix amoebiphila FS5, a single genomic window includes:
- a CDS encoding TIGR00645 family protein — protein MNNKKNLSSNRFLALTIFSSRWLQAPLYLGLIIAQGIYVYQFIWELSHLLLNIRKIEETEIMLIVLGLIDVVMISNLLIMVIIGGYETFVSRLRMDEHPDSPEWLSHVNANTMKIKLSLALIGISSIHLLKTFINIDQISEKAVIYQVVIHLAFLLSSLALVYTSKVAQEITERY, from the coding sequence ATGAATAATAAAAAAAATCTCTCATCCAATCGATTTCTAGCGCTTACTATTTTTTCAAGTCGATGGTTGCAAGCTCCTCTTTATTTAGGGTTGATCATTGCACAAGGTATCTATGTGTATCAGTTTATTTGGGAACTTTCTCACCTTCTTTTGAATATTAGAAAAATCGAAGAAACTGAAATTATGCTTATTGTTTTGGGGCTGATCGACGTTGTGATGATTTCAAATTTGTTGATTATGGTGATTATTGGCGGGTATGAGACCTTTGTGTCACGCTTAAGGATGGATGAACATCCTGATAGTCCAGAGTGGTTGTCTCATGTGAATGCAAATACAATGAAAATAAAATTATCCTTGGCTCTGATAGGTATTTCATCCATTCATCTTTTAAAGACTTTTATTAACATTGATCAAATAAGTGAAAAAGCAGTGATTTACCAAGTGGTTATTCACTTGGCATTTTTGCTGTCGAGTCTTGCGCTTGTGTACACATCAAAAGTGGCCCAAGAGATTACAGAAAGATATTAA
- a CDS encoding glycine zipper domain-containing protein: protein MKIKTLSLLVSTSLLLSACGTTGGPKQTAGTLIGAVGGAVVGAQFGSGAGQVAAAAVGTAAGALAGGYLGKTMDDNDKAPTR from the coding sequence ATGAAAATTAAAACTTTGTCTTTATTAGTTTCTACATCACTTTTACTTTCTGCCTGCGGTACAACAGGGGGACCCAAGCAGACAGCAGGTACATTAATTGGCGCCGTTGGTGGCGCCGTTGTTGGTGCTCAATTTGGTAGTGGGGCTGGTCAAGTCGCTGCTGCTGCAGTCGGTACAGCTGCTGGCGCACTTGCTGGTGGTTATCTTGGTAAAACCATGGATGATAACGATAAAGCTCCTACACGATAA
- the nrdR gene encoding transcriptional regulator NrdR — MKCPFCGHENTAVKDSRAIEGDTAIRRRRHCLDCSARFTTVEHIQLLPLKVIKKDKSVEAFQREKLHRSLHLALHKRPIDEEKIEKVINSLVRQLESMGETEISSATIGSLVMESLYDLDPVAYVRFASVYEDFTHPEDFKEFVRQLSKH; from the coding sequence ATGAAATGCCCTTTTTGTGGACATGAAAATACGGCGGTAAAAGACTCTCGAGCCATTGAAGGCGATACAGCAATTCGTCGTCGCAGACATTGTCTCGACTGTAGTGCACGCTTTACAACCGTTGAACATATTCAACTTTTGCCCTTAAAAGTTATTAAAAAAGACAAAAGCGTTGAAGCTTTTCAACGAGAGAAGCTCCATAGATCCCTCCACCTCGCACTACACAAGCGTCCCATTGATGAAGAAAAAATTGAAAAAGTAATTAATAGTCTTGTACGTCAATTAGAATCCATGGGAGAAACAGAGATTTCATCAGCAACCATCGGTAGTCTTGTGATGGAATCACTTTATGATCTTGATCCTGTGGCGTATGTGCGCTTTGCATCAGTATATGAAGACTTCACCCATCCCGAAGATTTCAAAGAATTCGTTCGCCAACTTTCAAAACATTAA
- a CDS encoding universal stress protein produces MKKILVVLDASEIGQATQQYAIDLAKQFSTPLTGLAILDTPWITASQPEPLGGASFKMVRDDVLIEKSHAHLKEQMDLFKNRCAREKVNSIVLEASGFPETEIERLSYEHDLIVIGRTTDFHFELDDDSDLTVKHVVRDNPRPIITIPGKSSLGNKVLVAYDGSLQTARALHMFLLLGLGIDKELSILTISPTKEQAEEIGKKAKSISELYGAQVRLISVASDEKPEEIILKESQNNDYSLIVMGAFHKTIITEALFGSCTRNIMKRSNLPLFIHH; encoded by the coding sequence TTGAAAAAAATTCTCGTCGTACTGGATGCGTCAGAAATAGGTCAAGCGACACAGCAATATGCCATAGATCTAGCAAAGCAATTTTCAACTCCCTTAACTGGGTTAGCTATCCTTGACACGCCTTGGATTACAGCTTCTCAGCCTGAACCTTTAGGCGGCGCGAGCTTTAAAATGGTTCGCGATGATGTACTGATTGAAAAATCTCATGCACATTTAAAAGAGCAAATGGACCTTTTCAAAAACAGATGCGCACGAGAAAAAGTTAACAGTATTGTCCTCGAAGCTTCTGGATTTCCTGAAACTGAAATTGAGCGGCTTTCCTATGAACATGATTTAATAGTTATTGGAAGAACGACTGATTTTCATTTTGAACTCGATGATGATTCTGATTTGACAGTGAAACATGTGGTCCGTGATAATCCTCGACCTATCATAACTATTCCCGGTAAAAGTTCTTTAGGAAATAAAGTTCTTGTGGCCTATGATGGCAGTCTGCAAACAGCAAGAGCCCTTCATATGTTTCTTTTGTTGGGATTGGGAATCGATAAAGAACTAAGTATCTTGACCATTAGTCCTACCAAAGAACAAGCCGAAGAAATTGGCAAGAAAGCTAAAAGCATTTCTGAACTTTATGGCGCTCAAGTCAGACTCATTTCTGTTGCCTCTGACGAAAAGCCGGAAGAGATTATTTTAAAAGAATCGCAAAACAATGACTATAGCTTGATTGTCATGGGTGCTTTTCATAAGACAATCATTACTGAAGCTCTTTTTGGCTCATGTACACGTAACATCATGAAAAGAAGCAACCTTCCCCTATTTATTCATCATTAA
- the map gene encoding type I methionyl aminopeptidase, which produces MYGLEELSDDHRKIKIHSAKDFEGMRRAGKLASQTLDYITPFVKPGVSTGELNKLCHEFIVQHGAIPAPLNYRGFPKSICTSVNHVVCHGIPSDEKILIEGDIINIDVTVIVDGWHGDTSRMFAVGKIGVTAKKLIDVTYEAMMRGIEAVKPGATLGDIGYAIQSFVEKNRFSVVQDFCGHGIGRVFHDAPNVLHFGRPGKGYILKEGMFFTVEPMVNVGRPDVKILNDGWTAVTKDKSLSAQFEHTVAVTSTGYEIFTLS; this is translated from the coding sequence TTGTACGGTTTAGAAGAACTTTCTGACGACCATCGCAAAATTAAAATACATTCAGCTAAAGATTTTGAAGGAATGAGACGGGCTGGAAAACTTGCTTCTCAAACACTTGATTATATAACACCTTTTGTAAAACCTGGGGTATCGACTGGCGAACTGAATAAACTGTGTCATGAGTTTATTGTTCAGCATGGAGCGATTCCGGCACCTCTTAATTACCGTGGTTTTCCCAAATCAATCTGTACTTCGGTGAATCATGTGGTTTGTCATGGAATTCCCAGTGATGAGAAAATACTCATTGAAGGGGATATCATTAATATAGATGTGACCGTAATTGTTGATGGTTGGCATGGTGACACAAGCCGTATGTTTGCAGTGGGAAAAATAGGTGTTACTGCCAAAAAACTCATCGACGTAACCTATGAAGCTATGATGCGTGGTATTGAAGCGGTTAAACCAGGCGCAACGCTGGGTGATATTGGATATGCTATACAGTCTTTTGTGGAGAAGAATCGCTTTTCAGTTGTACAAGACTTTTGCGGTCATGGTATAGGGCGCGTTTTCCATGATGCACCAAATGTACTGCACTTTGGAAGACCTGGAAAAGGGTATATTTTAAAAGAAGGTATGTTCTTTACAGTTGAACCCATGGTGAATGTGGGGCGTCCGGACGTGAAAATCCTTAATGATGGTTGGACAGCGGTTACGAAAGATAAGTCTTTATCGGCTCAGTTTGAGCATACGGTTGCCGTAACTTCTACGGGATATGAGATCTTCACCTTATCTTAA
- the sfsA gene encoding DNA/RNA nuclease SfsA, with protein sequence MKFETPLLKGSLLKRYQRFLADVELENGEKITAHCPNSGSMLGLKDPGMGVWVSQVPNHLERKLRYTLEFVEVDGSLVGVNTGKPNSLVEEAFINKKIPEFSLFTAYKREVKYGENSRIDFLFYDESEAPCYVEVKSVTLKQGNVALFPDAVTSRGAKHLKELAKMVQQGARAIIFYVVQREDCSSFSIASSIDQNYAEMTTYAKENGVESLCYHCKIALDEIKIFRPLPIVDL encoded by the coding sequence ATGAAATTTGAAACGCCGTTGCTTAAAGGTAGCCTTCTTAAACGCTATCAGAGATTTTTAGCAGATGTTGAATTGGAAAATGGAGAAAAGATAACAGCTCATTGCCCTAATTCTGGTTCAATGTTGGGGCTTAAAGATCCAGGCATGGGTGTTTGGGTGAGTCAAGTGCCGAATCATTTGGAAAGAAAGCTTCGTTATACACTTGAGTTTGTCGAAGTAGATGGTTCACTTGTCGGAGTGAACACAGGTAAACCCAATAGCCTTGTTGAAGAAGCATTTATTAACAAAAAAATCCCTGAGTTTTCTTTGTTTACAGCTTATAAGCGAGAAGTGAAATACGGCGAAAATTCGCGAATTGATTTTTTGTTCTATGATGAGAGCGAAGCGCCTTGTTATGTGGAAGTTAAAAGTGTGACTCTTAAGCAAGGAAATGTTGCTCTTTTCCCCGATGCAGTGACATCAAGGGGGGCGAAACATTTAAAAGAGCTTGCTAAAATGGTTCAACAAGGGGCACGTGCTATCATTTTCTATGTTGTACAACGTGAAGATTGTTCTTCCTTTAGCATCGCAAGCTCCATTGATCAGAACTATGCAGAGATGACAACTTATGCTAAAGAAAATGGAGTTGAAAGCCTTTGTTATCATTGTAAGATAGCGCTGGATGAAATTAAAATTTTCCGACCTTTACCAATCGTGGATCTTTAA
- a CDS encoding glycine zipper 2TM domain-containing protein has product MKMKSLSLLVAMSFLLSACGTTGGPKQTAGTLIGAAGGALIGSQIGGGRGAIVGAAVGTAAGALAGGYVGKQMDDSDKKTSSRPTY; this is encoded by the coding sequence ATGAAAATGAAATCTTTGTCTCTATTGGTTGCAATGTCTTTTTTATTATCCGCTTGCGGTACAACAGGTGGGCCAAAGCAAACAGCTGGAACTCTGATAGGTGCTGCTGGTGGTGCTCTTATAGGATCACAAATTGGTGGCGGTCGTGGTGCTATTGTCGGTGCTGCAGTGGGTACAGCTGCTGGTGCGCTTGCTGGTGGCTATGTAGGTAAACAGATGGATGATTCAGACAAAAAAACCTCATCAAGACCAACTTACTAA
- a CDS encoding DUF1937 family protein — protein MSNKKIMISYLACPYTHVDPKVKAWRVEAARRVAHYLILQGHFIYSPLTHNMPIDSLGIHGNWLTWRDFDHEMVARCDKLLVLRLSGWRESKGVQAEINHAKTLHKPIEEIDLPEEVKRQLNDFAIKEGIHE, from the coding sequence ATGAGCAACAAAAAGATAATGATTTCGTATTTGGCTTGTCCATATACACATGTTGATCCAAAAGTAAAAGCATGGCGTGTGGAAGCTGCGCGGCGCGTAGCCCATTATCTTATTTTGCAAGGACATTTTATCTATTCTCCTTTAACACACAACATGCCCATTGATAGCTTAGGAATACATGGGAATTGGCTTACATGGCGTGACTTTGATCATGAAATGGTAGCGAGATGTGATAAGCTCTTGGTTTTAAGACTTTCTGGCTGGAGAGAATCTAAGGGAGTGCAAGCAGAAATCAATCATGCAAAAACGCTTCATAAACCTATAGAAGAAATTGATTTACCTGAAGAAGTAAAACGCCAACTTAATGATTTCGCAATAAAGGAAGGTATTCATGAATAA
- the glyA gene encoding serine hydroxymethyltransferase, translated as MMNFTALKSYDSEIYEAIHDEIHRQKNQIELIASENFTSLQVMLAQGSPLTNKYAEGYPGRRYYGGCQFVDRAETIAIERAKKLFNCRYANVQPHSGSQANQEVFLALLNPGDTFMGMDLCCGGHLTHGSKVNLSGKWFKAVFYGVNREDYTIDMNQVLDVALKEKPKLIIAGGSAYPRFIDFKAFREIADKVGAYLMVDMAHFAGLVAGDVFPTPLPHAHVVTTTTHKTLRGPRGGMILSDCEELFKKFDSAVFPGAQGGPLMHVIAAKAIAFKEALQDDFKNYAAQIVRNSKAMANRLMERDIKITTGGTDCHLSLVDLQTLKITGQLASESLETIGITCNKNGIPYDPLPPVQTSGIRIGSPACTTRGFKEQDFSLIGDIIADSLIALSNNTFSETVQKKLKEKTEGLCNQYPLYPSLD; from the coding sequence ATGATGAATTTTACGGCCCTTAAATCTTACGATTCTGAAATTTATGAAGCCATCCATGATGAAATCCATCGTCAGAAAAACCAGATTGAATTAATTGCTTCCGAAAATTTTACGTCCCTTCAAGTAATGTTAGCGCAAGGCTCTCCTCTAACTAACAAATATGCAGAAGGCTATCCTGGTCGTCGTTATTACGGGGGTTGCCAGTTTGTTGATCGCGCTGAAACGATTGCTATTGAGCGTGCTAAAAAACTATTTAATTGCCGCTATGCTAATGTCCAGCCTCATTCAGGTTCTCAGGCGAATCAAGAGGTTTTTCTAGCTCTTCTCAATCCTGGCGATACTTTTATGGGGATGGATTTGTGCTGCGGTGGCCATCTGACCCATGGATCTAAAGTTAACCTATCAGGAAAATGGTTTAAAGCAGTCTTTTACGGCGTCAATCGAGAGGACTACACTATCGATATGAACCAAGTATTGGATGTTGCCCTTAAAGAAAAACCAAAACTTATCATTGCCGGTGGTTCTGCCTATCCACGTTTTATCGACTTCAAAGCATTTCGTGAAATTGCCGATAAAGTAGGGGCTTATTTAATGGTGGATATGGCTCATTTTGCAGGCTTAGTTGCCGGGGATGTCTTTCCTACTCCTCTTCCCCATGCCCATGTGGTGACAACAACAACCCACAAGACTTTAAGAGGACCAAGAGGGGGCATGATTCTGAGTGATTGTGAAGAGCTCTTTAAGAAATTTGATTCTGCCGTTTTTCCCGGTGCTCAAGGTGGACCGCTCATGCATGTTATTGCTGCAAAAGCAATTGCGTTCAAAGAAGCGCTTCAAGACGATTTTAAAAACTATGCAGCTCAAATTGTTAGAAATTCAAAAGCCATGGCTAATAGATTGATGGAAAGAGATATAAAAATCACCACGGGCGGGACTGATTGTCATTTGTCCTTAGTAGATTTGCAGACATTGAAAATCACAGGTCAACTAGCCTCTGAAAGCCTTGAGACGATCGGCATTACTTGCAATAAGAATGGTATTCCCTATGATCCCCTTCCTCCCGTTCAAACCTCTGGCATTCGCATTGGTTCTCCAGCATGCACCACGCGTGGGTTTAAAGAGCAAGACTTTTCTCTCATAGGCGATATCATTGCTGATTCTCTCATAGCGCTTAGTAACAACACTTTTTCAGAAACCGTGCAGAAAAAGCTGAAAGAAAAAACAGAGGGCCTCTGTAACCAATACCCCCTTTATCCAAGCTTAGATTAA
- a CDS encoding competence/damage-inducible protein A — translation MVQNNSKLPSTACAIIIGNEILSGQTQDANVIFIAKHMAKLGILFKECRFIQDDEAQIITAITECSPKYSYVFTTGGIGPTHDDITSMAVAKAFNLPFTRNNEAFKRIFSVVPQRSEEDSRQLMANMPEGAILIDNPISHAPGFQINNVFVLAGVPDIMQAMLLTLTPRLSGGQQRHSKAILCLAFESRIANDLREIQKEHPNVEIGSYPTWHISKEKGVKLVFKSFDLNEIETVERKVMAMAEKLGYQAEEIEI, via the coding sequence ATGGTCCAAAACAACTCTAAATTACCTTCAACAGCATGTGCTATCATTATTGGCAATGAAATTCTTTCCGGTCAAACACAGGATGCAAATGTCATTTTTATCGCCAAACATATGGCAAAACTTGGTATACTGTTCAAAGAATGTCGTTTCATCCAAGACGATGAGGCGCAAATTATTACAGCGATCACTGAATGTAGTCCAAAGTATAGTTATGTGTTTACAACAGGGGGTATTGGTCCTACCCATGATGATATTACGAGCATGGCTGTTGCAAAGGCTTTTAACCTTCCTTTTACACGCAATAACGAAGCATTTAAACGTATCTTTTCAGTTGTCCCTCAACGAAGTGAAGAAGATTCCCGTCAATTGATGGCCAACATGCCCGAAGGCGCTATCCTGATTGATAACCCCATTAGTCACGCGCCTGGCTTTCAAATCAACAATGTTTTTGTCTTAGCTGGCGTGCCAGATATCATGCAAGCTATGCTTCTAACCCTTACTCCTCGTTTATCAGGTGGCCAGCAAAGACATTCAAAAGCGATTCTTTGTCTCGCTTTTGAAAGTCGGATTGCCAATGATCTAAGAGAGATTCAAAAAGAGCATCCCAACGTCGAAATCGGAAGCTATCCAACATGGCACATATCAAAAGAAAAAGGTGTCAAACTCGTCTTCAAAAGTTTTGATCTGAATGAAATCGAGACTGTGGAACGTAAGGTTATGGCTATGGCTGAAAAACTAGGCTATCAAGCAGAGGAGATTGAAATATAA
- a CDS encoding dienelactone hydrolase family protein: protein MKKLRRPLNWGLLFLCLLVLGCGPSRHELPNALTRNSDFRQETINVSSFTLLSYVKKAVSKTLRVYIEGDGLAWASEDEISPDPTPKDPLALRLALLDHSADSVSYLSRPCQYIMSTKCEPSLWTDKRFSAEIIESYTGALDQLKKQIGAERLVLMGYSGGGTLALLLAAHRQDVDQVITFAGVLDTDAWVKHFDLSPLRGSLNPADFLMQLKSVKQTHFIGSEDDVVPSVVGMSYLKRFKKVSHIQSLTVPDLSHYRGWETFWDKSEFNH from the coding sequence ATGAAGAAATTGAGAAGGCCCCTGAATTGGGGCCTTCTTTTTTTATGTTTATTGGTTTTGGGATGTGGTCCCTCTCGACATGAACTTCCTAATGCATTGACACGCAATTCTGATTTTCGCCAGGAAACGATTAATGTTTCCTCGTTCACACTTCTATCCTATGTGAAGAAAGCAGTTTCAAAGACCTTACGTGTCTATATAGAAGGTGATGGTTTAGCGTGGGCCTCTGAAGATGAAATTTCGCCCGATCCAACACCTAAGGATCCTTTAGCCCTACGTCTTGCTCTTCTTGATCATAGCGCTGATTCAGTTTCTTATCTTTCCCGTCCCTGCCAATATATAATGAGTACTAAGTGTGAGCCCAGTTTGTGGACAGATAAGCGTTTTTCAGCAGAGATCATAGAAAGTTATACGGGGGCTTTGGATCAGCTCAAAAAGCAAATCGGAGCAGAGCGATTGGTCTTGATGGGGTATTCTGGTGGAGGAACGCTTGCTTTGCTATTGGCAGCCCACAGACAGGATGTGGACCAGGTTATAACATTTGCTGGGGTATTAGATACAGATGCGTGGGTGAAACATTTTGATTTATCCCCGCTAAGGGGCTCTCTAAATCCCGCTGATTTTTTGATGCAGCTTAAATCGGTCAAACAAACTCACTTTATAGGCTCAGAAGATGATGTGGTTCCAAGCGTTGTTGGGATGTCATATCTCAAACGTTTTAAAAAAGTCTCTCATATTCAATCGCTCACCGTCCCTGACTTAAGCCATTATAGAGGGTGGGAAACTTTTTGGGATAAATCTGAATTTAATCACTAA
- a CDS encoding LysR family transcriptional regulator, translated as MDLDFRDFTLLEAVEQHGSFSAAADALGRTRSAITQHIHKLENQLKIQIFDRAFYRPKFTSQGRILLERGRHILRQMERLKGDLKLVEKGWESEFSIAFDDLLDYRCLYPLIQKFYVHAPGVEVRLHREVLNGTWDALLKNRATLVIGVTNEPPLGLSIDQMELGTVEFVFAVSPFHSLAKEPEPLSLEVLREAYSVVISDTSQQLLSRSTGTFSGQRVFIVPHMDAKIAAQVSGLGGGFVPFNRIKDFLAKGELVIRNVAKLKTQTSLKIAWRTDSTSKALEWFLSQLRSKVICQQILGASSV; from the coding sequence ATGGACTTAGATTTTCGAGATTTTACTTTATTAGAGGCAGTTGAACAGCATGGAAGCTTTTCAGCAGCAGCAGATGCTTTAGGACGAACACGCTCAGCAATTACCCAGCATATTCATAAATTAGAAAATCAGCTAAAAATTCAGATTTTTGATAGAGCGTTCTATAGACCGAAGTTTACTTCTCAAGGTCGTATTTTATTAGAAAGAGGACGTCATATCCTCCGTCAAATGGAGCGGCTAAAGGGAGATTTAAAGCTTGTGGAGAAAGGCTGGGAATCAGAGTTTTCCATTGCTTTTGATGATCTATTAGACTATCGATGCCTTTACCCACTTATTCAAAAGTTTTATGTTCACGCTCCAGGTGTTGAAGTACGTCTCCATAGGGAAGTCCTTAATGGGACTTGGGATGCATTGTTAAAAAATAGGGCAACTCTCGTCATAGGCGTTACTAACGAACCACCTTTAGGACTATCAATTGATCAAATGGAATTAGGAACAGTAGAATTTGTTTTTGCGGTATCACCATTTCATTCTTTAGCAAAAGAACCGGAACCTTTATCGTTAGAAGTGTTAAGAGAAGCGTATAGCGTTGTAATTTCTGATACATCTCAACAGCTTTTAAGTCGGTCAACAGGAACGTTTTCTGGACAAAGAGTTTTTATTGTCCCTCATATGGATGCAAAGATTGCAGCACAGGTCTCAGGTTTAGGGGGGGGATTTGTACCCTTTAATCGTATTAAGGATTTTCTGGCAAAAGGAGAATTAGTAATTCGTAACGTTGCTAAACTAAAAACACAAACAAGTTTGAAAATCGCATGGCGTACAGATTCTACCAGTAAGGCGTTGGAGTGGTTCTTATCGCAATTGAGATCCAAAGTAATTTGTCAACAAATTTTAGGTGCAAGTAGTGTTTAA
- a CDS encoding autotransporter outer membrane beta-barrel domain-containing protein, translating into MKKITKISLALLGLGLTSQANASLTEQVYIPAAGVFPNASVGSDPNTHFPIGSLIYTGNPNDTDLFNDALGFNGYLYVRPGSIYAAGDYTNQHASVAITEQVMKVSLKQTSEMIRQQVATRFDTGAVGGNTMSLLPTKGSNAGSMGDKFDVWTAFNFDHIDDASNNVKWDGNMFTVGLGGDYKINKMFLVGLGLTYNYLNGSTKFNRGSVRENGFGVVPYAAAKFTKWFMMDAFFSYNWMKKDYSRQDTNRGATSGKPNSGRWYAGIYANLMHKIHKTNLLARLGYQHAEDKQDAFNETSTGPFADAFRNPALSRTLRYRSQTYKLNRLDSRLQAGYEVNNMFEPYLFAIYTYDFTKNNTGLTPARFVGNAAAIIGSFPSPESTHGKHTWGGGLGLAFKPTHNWRAGLEYTYSQNKKLQTHAATARLGYRF; encoded by the coding sequence ATGAAAAAAATTACCAAAATTTCATTGGCTTTGCTCGGATTGGGATTGACGTCCCAAGCGAATGCATCGTTGACTGAACAAGTTTATATCCCAGCCGCTGGAGTGTTTCCAAACGCAAGCGTCGGTAGCGATCCAAATACACACTTTCCAATCGGAAGTTTGATTTACACAGGAAATCCTAATGATACAGACTTGTTTAATGATGCTTTGGGATTTAATGGCTATCTCTATGTTCGTCCTGGTTCAATCTATGCTGCAGGTGATTATACCAACCAACATGCTTCCGTAGCCATTACAGAACAAGTCATGAAAGTTTCATTGAAACAAACATCTGAAATGATTCGTCAACAAGTTGCAACTCGTTTTGATACCGGTGCTGTTGGTGGAAACACAATGAGCTTACTCCCAACAAAGGGTTCCAATGCTGGCTCCATGGGCGACAAATTTGATGTGTGGACAGCCTTTAACTTTGACCATATCGATGATGCGTCCAACAACGTAAAGTGGGATGGAAACATGTTCACGGTGGGTCTTGGTGGAGACTATAAGATCAATAAAATGTTCCTCGTAGGTCTTGGTTTGACATACAACTACCTCAATGGTAGCACAAAGTTCAACCGTGGTAGCGTGCGTGAAAACGGTTTTGGTGTTGTGCCTTACGCAGCTGCAAAGTTCACAAAGTGGTTTATGATGGACGCATTCTTCTCCTATAACTGGATGAAGAAAGACTACAGCCGTCAAGACACAAATCGTGGTGCAACTTCAGGAAAGCCAAATTCAGGACGTTGGTATGCTGGAATTTACGCAAACTTGATGCATAAGATCCACAAGACTAATTTGTTGGCTCGTCTAGGTTACCAACATGCTGAGGACAAGCAAGATGCGTTTAATGAGACATCAACTGGTCCATTTGCAGATGCATTCAGAAATCCAGCCCTGTCTAGGACTTTGAGATATAGATCTCAAACATACAAGCTCAATCGCTTGGATTCACGTTTGCAAGCTGGGTATGAAGTCAATAATATGTTTGAGCCATACCTCTTCGCGATCTACACGTATGATTTCACAAAGAACAATACAGGCTTAACACCTGCTCGGTTCGTTGGAAATGCAGCCGCTATCATTGGTTCATTCCCAAGTCCTGAATCAACTCATGGTAAACATACATGGGGCGGTGGTCTCGGTCTTGCATTCAAGCCAACGCATAATTGGAGAGCTGGTCTTGAGTACACATACTCACAGAACAAGAAGCTTCAGACACATGCTGCTACAGCACGTCTAGGTTACCGCTTCTAA
- a CDS encoding DUF2157 domain-containing protein, whose amino-acid sequence MKVSQRKALKDIAILMKEHHLSITDIHDFISIGDSKKTHSSSQVSHYLSYLGGLFVFAGIIVFLHMYWSDMSSFLRITITLGSGLSCYAFFIHYALDERNLKSASILSVLSAILIPIGLFVTLREFL is encoded by the coding sequence ATGAAAGTCTCACAAAGGAAAGCTCTTAAAGATATCGCCATATTAATGAAAGAACATCATTTAAGTATAACTGATATTCACGATTTCATCAGTATTGGTGACTCAAAAAAAACTCATTCATCTTCGCAAGTAAGCCATTATTTAAGCTACTTAGGTGGTCTTTTTGTCTTTGCTGGCATCATTGTCTTTTTACATATGTACTGGAGCGATATGTCCAGTTTTTTAAGAATTACAATAACTCTCGGATCAGGACTCAGTTGTTATGCGTTCTTTATTCATTATGCTCTTGATGAAAGGAATCTTAAATCCGCCTCTATCCTCTCTGTCCTCTCCGCCATTCTCATCCCTATTGGTCTCTTTGTAACCTTAAGAGAGTTCTTATGA
- a CDS encoding rhodanese-like domain-containing protein produces MNKFSKISTALGVAMIPMTSAHSENETMDNVHKMMIQDTAKAAQFFENELNFKTNPHGVKAVLDGKIKNVTIVDLRTAKDFSEGHIPGAVNIPFDEHKGFDGNETSFEKLRKDGYNYVYCYQLLCNLGQKAAKKFASLGYPVKEIVGGYQSWKEANLPIEQ; encoded by the coding sequence ATGAACAAATTTTCAAAAATATCCACAGCTCTCGGTGTTGCAATGATTCCAATGACTTCAGCTCACTCTGAGAACGAGACGATGGATAACGTCCATAAAATGATGATTCAAGATACAGCTAAAGCAGCTCAGTTTTTTGAGAATGAACTTAATTTCAAAACCAATCCTCATGGTGTTAAGGCTGTCCTTGACGGTAAAATAAAGAATGTAACGATTGTTGATTTACGTACAGCAAAAGATTTTTCTGAAGGGCATATTCCTGGCGCAGTTAACATTCCTTTCGATGAACATAAAGGATTTGATGGCAATGAAACCTCATTTGAGAAACTCAGAAAAGATGGGTATAACTATGTATATTGCTATCAATTACTCTGTAATCTTGGCCAGAAAGCGGCTAAAAAATTTGCTTCTCTTGGTTATCCTGTAAAAGAAATAGTCGGTGGATATCAATCATGGAAAGAAGCTAATTTACCGATTGAACAATAA